The following are encoded in a window of Pelecanus crispus isolate bPelCri1 chromosome 6, bPelCri1.pri, whole genome shotgun sequence genomic DNA:
- the LOC104027169 gene encoding acyl-coenzyme A thioesterase 1-like — protein sequence MWQVTARCLCRASSCGWRGRLLWPSPGSGPAPAAPQRRSPARTPGTASARGLSSMAPSIRLSPAARSLFDEPLAIAVQGLGPQQQVTLRASLQDETGELFQACARYEAGSDGELDLARCPALPGGSFSGLEPMGLLWALQPQKPFRRLVKRDVQSPFLLQLEVFEGHGDPPGRLLAQAQHERAFLRDGVRRVPVREGRIRATLFLPPGNGPFPGIIDLYGTGGGLPEYRACLLANYGFAVLALAFYGYEDLPKEMKEFHLEYFEEAVNYMLQHTQVKGPGIGLLGISKGGDLCISMASFLKGITATALINGSVANVGAVLRYKDITIPPLGFNVKLIKVSKSGIADIIDVLNNPLEGPGRQSFIPLEKAECRFLFIVGQDDHNWKSEFFAVEGSKRLEAHGKEKPEIVCYPGAGHYIEPPFFPMCAASMHLLVGQPVVWGGEPKAHCEAQIDAWRQIRAFFCKHLMGQPSGTSNKL from the exons ATGTGGCAGGTCACTGCCCGCTGCCTGTGCCGGGCGAGCTCCTGCGGCTGGCGGGGGCGGCTGctctggcccagccccggctctGGCCCCGCGCCTGCAGCCCCGCAGCGCCGCAGCCCCGCACGGACACCCGGGACGGCCTCCGCCCGCGGCCTCTCCTCCATGGCCCCCTCCATCCGCCTCTcgcccgccgcccgcagccTCTTCGACGAGCCGCTGGCCATCGCCGTGCAGGGCCTCGGCCCGCAGCAGCAGGTCACGCTGCGGGCGTCCTTGCAGGACGAGACGGGCGAGCTGTTCCAGGCCTGCGCCCGGTACGAGGCGGGCAGCGACGGGGAGCTGGACCTCGCCCGCTGCCCCGCGCTGCCGGGAGGCAGCTTCTCCGGCCTGGAGCCCATGGGGCTgctctgggctctgcagccccagaaGCCCTTCAGGCGGCTGGTGAAGCGGGACGTGCAGagccccttcctcctgcagctggaggtgtTTGAGGGccacggggacccccccgggcgGCTCCTGGCCCAGGCGCAGCACGAGCGGGCGTTCCTGCGGGACGGGGTGCGGAGAGTCCCGGTGCGAGAGGGGAGGATCCGGGCGACGCTTTTCCTGCCCCCCG GAAATGGCCCCTTTCCGGGAATTATTGACTTGTATGGAACTGGAGGAGGACTCCCCGAATACAGGGCATGCCTTCTGGCCAACTATGGCTTTGCTGTGCTGGCTCTGGCTTTCTATGGCTATGAAGATCTCCCAAAAGAGATGAAGGAATTCCACCTGGAATATTTTGAAGAAGCCGTAAACTATATGTTACAACACACCCAG gtTAAAGGTCCGGGGATTGGTTTGCTTGGAATCTCGAAGGGGGGTGACCTGTGCATCTCCATGGCCTCCTTCCTAAAGGGCATCACAGCCACCGCCCTTATCAACGGCTCGGTGGCAAATGTGGGCGCAGTGCTCCGCTACAAGGACATCACCATTCCACCCCTTGGTTTCAATGTGAAACTCATCAAGGTCAGCAAGTCTGGGATTGCTGATATTATCGATGTACTGAACAACCCACTAGAAGGGCCTGGCCGCCAAAGCTTTATCCCTTTGGAGAAGGCTGAGTGTCGCTTCTTGTTCATTGTTGGCCAGGATGATCACAACTGGAAAAGTGAATTCTTTGCAGTTGAAGGGAGCAAACGTTTGGAAGCTCACGGGAAGGAAAAGCCTGAGATAGTCTGTTACCCTGGAGCAGGGCACTACATTGAACCCCCCTTTTTCCCGATGTGTGCCGCCTCAATGCACCTGCTAGTTGGCCAGCCTGTGGTGTGGGGAGGGGAGCCCAAGGCACACTGCGAGGCACAGATAGATGCTTGGAGGCAGATCCGAGCTTTCTTCTGCAAACACCTCATGGGCCAGCCATCTGGAACATCCAATAAGCTGTGA